A single region of the Chionomys nivalis chromosome 23, mChiNiv1.1, whole genome shotgun sequence genome encodes:
- the Prc1 gene encoding protein regulator of cytokinesis 1 isoform X3, whose translation MRRSEVLAEESIVCLQRALTHLREIWELIGIPEEQRLQRTEVVKKHIKDLLDRMIAEEESLRERLLKSISICQKELSTLCSELQVKPYQEEKEITVLQLEKDLRTQVELMRKQKKERKQELKLLQEQDQELCEILCLPLYDVESSSVPTLEELNRFRQRVATLKETKESRHEQFVSIKRQIILCMEELEHTPDTSFEKDVVCEDESAFCLSLENIATLQKLLQQLEIKKSKNEAECEGLRAQIRELWDRLQIPEEEREPVAAIMTGSKAKVRNALQLEVDRLEELKMQNIKQVIETIRVELARFWDQCFYSQEQRQAFAPYYSEDYTENLLHLHDAEIVRLRNHYEVHKELFEGVQKWEESWKLFLEFERKASDPSRFTNRGGNLLKEEKERAKLQKTLPKLEEELKARIEKWEQEQSMAFVVNGQKFMEYVTEQWELHRLEKERAKQERQLKNKKQTETEMLYGSAPRTPCKRPGMTPNKPGKVRKMNTTTMSSATPNSSIRPVFGTMYHSPVSRPPPGSKAVATSMCSGKKTPRAAQLRANKENMELNGSILSARTFKGFQS comes from the exons ATGAGGAGAAG TGAGGTGCTAGCAGAGGAATCTATCGTATGCCTCCAGAGAGCTCTGACTCACCTTCGGGAAATATGGGAATTAATTGGGATTCCAGAAGAGCAGCGATTACAAAGAACTGAGGTTGTGAAGAAGCACATCAAG GATCTTCTGGATAGGATGATTGCTGAGGAGGAGAGCCTGAGGGAAAGGCTTCTCAAAAGCATATCCATCTGTCAGAAGGAGCTGAGCACCCTGTGCAGTGAGCTACAAGTGAAGCCATATCAG GAAGAAAAGGAGATAACTGTCTTGCAGTTAGAAAAAGATTTGCGCACTCAAGTAGAAttgatgagaaaacagaaaaaggagagaaagcaggAACTTAAACTACTTCAAGAACAAGATCAAGAGCTCTGTGAAATTCTTTGTCTGCCTCTGTATGATGTGGAGAGCTCCTCTGTCCCCACCTTAGAAGAGCTGAACCGGTTCCGACAACGGGTGGCAACATTGAAGGAAACAAAG gaaTCTAGGCATGAGCAATTTGTCAGCATTAAGAGACAAATCATATTGTGTATGGAAGAATTAGAACACACTCCAGATACAAGCTTTGAAAAAGATGTAGTGTGTGAAGATGAAAGTGCCTTTTGTTTATCGTTGGAGAATATTGCAACACTGCAGAAGTTGCTACAGCAG CTGGaaatcaaaaagtcaaaaaatgaGGCAGAGTGTGAGGGACTCCGTGCTCAAATCCGAGAGCTCTGGGATAGGTTACAAATAcctgaagaagagagagaacctGTGGCTGCAATTATGACTGGATCAAAAGCCAAAGTCAGGAATGCG ctgcAATTAGAGGTGGATCGGTTAGAAGAGCTGAAAATGCAGAACATAAAGCAAGTGATTGAGACCATTCGAGTGGAGCTGGCTCGGTTCTGGGACCAGTGCTTTTACAGCCAGGAACAGAGACAGGCTTTTGCCCCTTACTATTCTG aggactacacagaaaacctGCTTCATCTTCATGATGCTGAGATTGTACGGTTAAGAAACCACTATGAAGTTCATAAGGAACTATTTGAAGGTGTCCAGAAATGGGAAGAGAGCTGGAAACTCTTCCTAGAGTTTGAG AGAAAAGCTTCAGATCCAAGTCGGTTTACAAACAGAGGGGGAAAtcttctaaaagaagaaaaggaacgagcaaagctacagaaaacactCCCTAAG CTGGAAGAGGAGCTGAAAGCACGGATTGAAAAATGGGAACAAGAGCAATCAATGGCGTTTGTGGTGAATGGGCAGAAATTCATGGAGTATGTTACAGAACAATGGGAACTGCATCgactggagaaagaaagagccaaACAGGAAAGA CAACTAAAGAacaagaaacagacagagacagagatgctcTATGGCAGTGCTCCCCGGACACCTTGCAAGAGACCAGGAATGACTCCCAACAAGCCTGGCAAAGTACGCAAG ATGAACACTACCACTATGTCCAGTGCTACACCCAATAGCAGCATTCGGCCTGTCTTTGGAACAATGTACCATTCACCTGTATCCCGACCACCTCCTGGCAGCAAG GCAGTGGCCACTTCTATGTGTTCTGGAAAGAAAACACCTAGAGCTGCCCAGCTCAGGGCCAACAAGGAGAACATGGAGCTCAATGGCAGCATCCTGAGCG CGAGAACTTTCAAAGGCTTCCAGAGCTGA
- the Vps33b gene encoding vacuolar protein sorting-associated protein 33B isoform X1 produces MAFPHRLDAPELPDFSMLKRLARDQLIYLLEQLPGKKDLFIEADLMSPLDRIANVSILKQHEVDKLYKVENKPVLSANEQLCFLVRPRIKNMRYIANLVNADKLAGRIRKYKVILTPQKFYACEMVLEEEGVYGDVSCDEWAFTLLPLDVDLLSMELPEFFRDYFLEGDQRWINTVAQALHLLSTLYGPFPNCYGIGRCAKMSYDLWRKLEEEEDSETKGRRPEIGHIFLLDRDMDFVTALCSQVVYEGLVDDTFRIKCGSVDFGPEVTSSDKSLKVLLNAEDKVFNEIRNEHFSNVFGFLSQKARNLQAQYDRRRGMDIKQMKNFVSQELKGLKQEHRLLSLHIGACESIMKKKTKQDFQELIKTEHALLEGFNIRESTSYIEEHIDRQVSPIESLRLMCLLSITENGLIPKDYRSLKTQYLQSYGPEHLLTFSNLRRAGLLTEQAPGDTLTAVESKVSKLVTDKAAGKITDAFSSLAKRSNFRAISKKLNLIPRVDGEYDLKVPRDMAYVFSGAYVPLSCRLIEQVLERRSWQGLDEVVRLLNCTEFAFTDMAKEDKASSESLRLILVVFLGGCTFSEISALRFLGREKGYRFIFLTTAVTNSARLMEAMSEMKA; encoded by the exons ATGGCTTTCCCCCATCGACTGGACGCCCCCGAGCTTCCTGACTTCTCCATGCTCAAGAGGCTGGCTCGGGACCAGCTCATCTATCTGCTGGAGCAG CTTCCTGGAAAGAAGGATTTGTTCATTGAGGCAGATCTCATGAGCCCTTTGGATCGAATTGCTAATGTCTCCATCCTGAAG CAACATGAAGTGGACAAGCTGTACAAGGTGGAGAACAAGCCCGTCCTCAGTGCCAATGAACA ATTGTGCTTCTTGGTCAGACCCCGCATCAAGAATATGCGCTACATTGCCA ATCTTGTCAATGCTGACAAACTGGCGGGTCgaattagaaaatataaagtCATCCTAACTCCTCAGAAG ttctaTGCATGTGAGATGGTGCTTGAGGAAGAGGGAGTCTATGGAG ATGTAAGCTGTGACGAGTGGGCCTTCACTCTGCTGCCTCTGGATGTAGATCTGCTGAGCATGGAGCTGCCGGAATTTTTCAGGGATTACTTCCTG GAAGGTGATCAGCGTTGGATCAACACTGTGGCCCAAGCCTTGCACCTTCTCAGTACTCTCTATGGACCCTTCCCTAACTGCTATGGCATTGGCAGGTGTGCCAAG ATGTCATATGATCTGTGGAGgaaactggaggaggaggaggacagtgaAACCAAAGGGCGAAGACCAGAAATTGGACACATCTTTCTCCTAGACAGAG ACATGGACTTTGTGACAGCACTTTGCTCCCAAGTGGTTTACGAGGGCTTGGTGGATGACACCTTCCGAATCAAGTGCG GGAGTGTCGACTTTGGCCCAGAAGTCACATCTTCTGACAAGAGCCTGAAGGTGCTGCTCAATGCTGAGGACAAG GTGTTCAATGAGATCCGTAACGAGCACTTCTCCAATGTCTTTGGCTTCTTGAGCCAGAAGGCCCGGAACTTGCAGGCCCAGTATGAT CGCCGGAGAGGCATGGACATAAAGCAGATGAAGAACTTTGTGTCCCAAGAGCTCAAGGGACTAAAACAGGAGCATCGCCTGCTGAGCCTCC ACATTGGGGCCTGTGAATCAATCATGAAGAAGAAGACCAAGCAGGACTTCCAGGAGCTAATCAAGACTGAACATG CGCTGCTGGAGGGCTTCAACATCCGAGAGAGTACCAGCTACATCGAAGAACACATAGACCGTCAG GTGTCACCTATAGAAAGCCTTCGCCTCATGTGCCTTCTGTCCATCACTGAGAACG gtttgatccccaagGATTACAGATCCCTGAAAACACAGTATCTGCAG AGCTATGGCCCTGAGCACCTGCTAACCTTTTCTAATCTTCGTCGCGCTGGGCTTCTAACAGAGCAGGCTCCGGGGGACACCCTCACAGCCGTGGAGAGTAAAGTGAGCAAGCTAGTGACTGACAAGGCTGCAG GAAAGATCACGGATGCCTTCAGTTCTCTGGCCAAGAGGAGCAACTTTCGTGCCATCAGCAAAAAACTCAATTTG ATCCCACGTGTGGATGGGGAGTATGACCTGAAAGTGCCCCGAGACATGGCTTATGTCTTCAGTGGTGCCTATGTGCCTCTGAGCTGCCGACTCATTGAGCAG GTGCTGGAGCGGCGGAGCTGGCAGGGCCTCGACGAGGTGGTGCGGCTGCTAAACTGCACTGAGTTTGCCTTCACAG ACATGGCTAAGGAAGACAAAGCTTCCAGTGAGTCCCTGCGCCTTATCTTGGTAGTGTTCTTGGGGGGCTGCACATTCTCGGAGATATCAGCCTTGCGgtttctgggcagagagaaag GGTACAGATTCATCTTTCTGACAACAGCCGTTACAAACAGTGCTCGCCTCATGGAAGCCATGAGTGAGATGAAAGCCTGA
- the Vps33b gene encoding vacuolar protein sorting-associated protein 33B isoform X2, translating into MHVRWCLRKRESMEVRGAEYVSCDEWAFTLLPLDVDLLSMELPEFFRDYFLEGDQRWINTVAQALHLLSTLYGPFPNCYGIGRCAKMSYDLWRKLEEEEDSETKGRRPEIGHIFLLDRDMDFVTALCSQVVYEGLVDDTFRIKCGSVDFGPEVTSSDKSLKVLLNAEDKVFNEIRNEHFSNVFGFLSQKARNLQAQYDRRRGMDIKQMKNFVSQELKGLKQEHRLLSLHIGACESIMKKKTKQDFQELIKTEHALLEGFNIRESTSYIEEHIDRQVSPIESLRLMCLLSITENGLIPKDYRSLKTQYLQSYGPEHLLTFSNLRRAGLLTEQAPGDTLTAVESKVSKLVTDKAAGKITDAFSSLAKRSNFRAISKKLNLIPRVDGEYDLKVPRDMAYVFSGAYVPLSCRLIEQVLERRSWQGLDEVVRLLNCTEFAFTDMAKEDKASSESLRLILVVFLGGCTFSEISALRFLGREKGYRFIFLTTAVTNSARLMEAMSEMKA; encoded by the exons aTGCATGTGAGATGGTGCTTGAGGAAGAGGGAGTCTATGGAGGTGAGAGGAGCTGAGT ATGTAAGCTGTGACGAGTGGGCCTTCACTCTGCTGCCTCTGGATGTAGATCTGCTGAGCATGGAGCTGCCGGAATTTTTCAGGGATTACTTCCTG GAAGGTGATCAGCGTTGGATCAACACTGTGGCCCAAGCCTTGCACCTTCTCAGTACTCTCTATGGACCCTTCCCTAACTGCTATGGCATTGGCAGGTGTGCCAAG ATGTCATATGATCTGTGGAGgaaactggaggaggaggaggacagtgaAACCAAAGGGCGAAGACCAGAAATTGGACACATCTTTCTCCTAGACAGAG ACATGGACTTTGTGACAGCACTTTGCTCCCAAGTGGTTTACGAGGGCTTGGTGGATGACACCTTCCGAATCAAGTGCG GGAGTGTCGACTTTGGCCCAGAAGTCACATCTTCTGACAAGAGCCTGAAGGTGCTGCTCAATGCTGAGGACAAG GTGTTCAATGAGATCCGTAACGAGCACTTCTCCAATGTCTTTGGCTTCTTGAGCCAGAAGGCCCGGAACTTGCAGGCCCAGTATGAT CGCCGGAGAGGCATGGACATAAAGCAGATGAAGAACTTTGTGTCCCAAGAGCTCAAGGGACTAAAACAGGAGCATCGCCTGCTGAGCCTCC ACATTGGGGCCTGTGAATCAATCATGAAGAAGAAGACCAAGCAGGACTTCCAGGAGCTAATCAAGACTGAACATG CGCTGCTGGAGGGCTTCAACATCCGAGAGAGTACCAGCTACATCGAAGAACACATAGACCGTCAG GTGTCACCTATAGAAAGCCTTCGCCTCATGTGCCTTCTGTCCATCACTGAGAACG gtttgatccccaagGATTACAGATCCCTGAAAACACAGTATCTGCAG AGCTATGGCCCTGAGCACCTGCTAACCTTTTCTAATCTTCGTCGCGCTGGGCTTCTAACAGAGCAGGCTCCGGGGGACACCCTCACAGCCGTGGAGAGTAAAGTGAGCAAGCTAGTGACTGACAAGGCTGCAG GAAAGATCACGGATGCCTTCAGTTCTCTGGCCAAGAGGAGCAACTTTCGTGCCATCAGCAAAAAACTCAATTTG ATCCCACGTGTGGATGGGGAGTATGACCTGAAAGTGCCCCGAGACATGGCTTATGTCTTCAGTGGTGCCTATGTGCCTCTGAGCTGCCGACTCATTGAGCAG GTGCTGGAGCGGCGGAGCTGGCAGGGCCTCGACGAGGTGGTGCGGCTGCTAAACTGCACTGAGTTTGCCTTCACAG ACATGGCTAAGGAAGACAAAGCTTCCAGTGAGTCCCTGCGCCTTATCTTGGTAGTGTTCTTGGGGGGCTGCACATTCTCGGAGATATCAGCCTTGCGgtttctgggcagagagaaag GGTACAGATTCATCTTTCTGACAACAGCCGTTACAAACAGTGCTCGCCTCATGGAAGCCATGAGTGAGATGAAAGCCTGA
- the Prc1 gene encoding protein regulator of cytokinesis 1 isoform X1, which produces MRRSEVLAEESIVCLQRALTHLREIWELIGIPEEQRLQRTEVVKKHIKDLLDRMIAEEESLRERLLKSISICQKELSTLCSELQVKPYQEEKEITVLQLEKDLRTQVELMRKQKKERKQELKLLQEQDQELCEILCLPLYDVESSSVPTLEELNRFRQRVATLKETKESRHEQFVSIKRQIILCMEELEHTPDTSFEKDVVCEDESAFCLSLENIATLQKLLQQLEIKKSKNEAECEGLRAQIRELWDRLQIPEEEREPVAAIMTGSKAKVRNALQLEVDRLEELKMQNIKQVIETIRVELARFWDQCFYSQEQRQAFAPYYSEDYTENLLHLHDAEIVRLRNHYEVHKELFEGVQKWEESWKLFLEFERKASDPSRFTNRGGNLLKEEKERAKLQKTLPKLEEELKARIEKWEQEQSMAFVVNGQKFMEYVTEQWELHRLEKERAKQERQLKNKKQTETEMLYGSAPRTPCKRPGMTPNKPGKVRKMNTTTMSSATPNSSIRPVFGTMYHSPVSRPPPGSKAVATSMCSGKKTPRAAQLRANKENMELNGSILSGGYSGSTPLQHNCSIKSVASTYSEFSKDPSLSDSSTVGLQRELSKASRADATSRILNSTNIQS; this is translated from the exons ATGAGGAGAAG TGAGGTGCTAGCAGAGGAATCTATCGTATGCCTCCAGAGAGCTCTGACTCACCTTCGGGAAATATGGGAATTAATTGGGATTCCAGAAGAGCAGCGATTACAAAGAACTGAGGTTGTGAAGAAGCACATCAAG GATCTTCTGGATAGGATGATTGCTGAGGAGGAGAGCCTGAGGGAAAGGCTTCTCAAAAGCATATCCATCTGTCAGAAGGAGCTGAGCACCCTGTGCAGTGAGCTACAAGTGAAGCCATATCAG GAAGAAAAGGAGATAACTGTCTTGCAGTTAGAAAAAGATTTGCGCACTCAAGTAGAAttgatgagaaaacagaaaaaggagagaaagcaggAACTTAAACTACTTCAAGAACAAGATCAAGAGCTCTGTGAAATTCTTTGTCTGCCTCTGTATGATGTGGAGAGCTCCTCTGTCCCCACCTTAGAAGAGCTGAACCGGTTCCGACAACGGGTGGCAACATTGAAGGAAACAAAG gaaTCTAGGCATGAGCAATTTGTCAGCATTAAGAGACAAATCATATTGTGTATGGAAGAATTAGAACACACTCCAGATACAAGCTTTGAAAAAGATGTAGTGTGTGAAGATGAAAGTGCCTTTTGTTTATCGTTGGAGAATATTGCAACACTGCAGAAGTTGCTACAGCAG CTGGaaatcaaaaagtcaaaaaatgaGGCAGAGTGTGAGGGACTCCGTGCTCAAATCCGAGAGCTCTGGGATAGGTTACAAATAcctgaagaagagagagaacctGTGGCTGCAATTATGACTGGATCAAAAGCCAAAGTCAGGAATGCG ctgcAATTAGAGGTGGATCGGTTAGAAGAGCTGAAAATGCAGAACATAAAGCAAGTGATTGAGACCATTCGAGTGGAGCTGGCTCGGTTCTGGGACCAGTGCTTTTACAGCCAGGAACAGAGACAGGCTTTTGCCCCTTACTATTCTG aggactacacagaaaacctGCTTCATCTTCATGATGCTGAGATTGTACGGTTAAGAAACCACTATGAAGTTCATAAGGAACTATTTGAAGGTGTCCAGAAATGGGAAGAGAGCTGGAAACTCTTCCTAGAGTTTGAG AGAAAAGCTTCAGATCCAAGTCGGTTTACAAACAGAGGGGGAAAtcttctaaaagaagaaaaggaacgagcaaagctacagaaaacactCCCTAAG CTGGAAGAGGAGCTGAAAGCACGGATTGAAAAATGGGAACAAGAGCAATCAATGGCGTTTGTGGTGAATGGGCAGAAATTCATGGAGTATGTTACAGAACAATGGGAACTGCATCgactggagaaagaaagagccaaACAGGAAAGA CAACTAAAGAacaagaaacagacagagacagagatgctcTATGGCAGTGCTCCCCGGACACCTTGCAAGAGACCAGGAATGACTCCCAACAAGCCTGGCAAAGTACGCAAG ATGAACACTACCACTATGTCCAGTGCTACACCCAATAGCAGCATTCGGCCTGTCTTTGGAACAATGTACCATTCACCTGTATCCCGACCACCTCCTGGCAGCAAG GCAGTGGCCACTTCTATGTGTTCTGGAAAGAAAACACCTAGAGCTGCCCAGCTCAGGGCCAACAAGGAGAACATGGAGCTCAATGGCAGCATCCTGAGCGGTGGGTACTCTGGCTCGACGCCCCTCCAGCACAACTGCAGCATTAAATCTGTTGCCAGCACCTATTCTGAGTTTTCG AAGGACCCGTCCCTCTCTGACAGCTCCACTGTTGGGCTTCAG CGAGAACTTTCAAAGGCTTCCAGAGCTGATGCTACTTCTCGAATCCTCAATTCAACCAACATCCAGTCCTGA
- the Prc1 gene encoding protein regulator of cytokinesis 1 isoform X2 — protein sequence MRRSEVLAEESIVCLQRALTHLREIWELIGIPEEQRLQRTEVVKKHIKDLLDRMIAEEESLRERLLKSISICQKELSTLCSELQVKPYQEEKEITVLQLEKDLRTQVELMRKQKKERKQELKLLQEQDQELCEILCLPLYDVESSSVPTLEELNRFRQRVATLKETKESRHEQFVSIKRQIILCMEELEHTPDTSFEKDVVCEDESAFCLSLENIATLQKLLQQLEIKKSKNEAECEGLRAQIRELWDRLQIPEEEREPVAAIMTGSKAKVRNALQLEVDRLEELKMQNIKQVIETIRVELARFWDQCFYSQEQRQAFAPYYSEDYTENLLHLHDAEIVRLRNHYEVHKELFEGVQKWEESWKLFLEFERKASDPSRFTNRGGNLLKEEKERAKLQKTLPKLEEELKARIEKWEQEQSMAFVVNGQKFMEYVTEQWELHRLEKERAKQERQLKNKKQTETEMLYGSAPRTPCKRPGMTPNKPGKVRKMNTTTMSSATPNSSIRPVFGTMYHSPVSRPPPGSKAVATSMCSGKKTPRAAQLRANKENMELNGSILSGGYSGSTPLQHNCSIKSVASTYSEFSRELSKASRADATSRILNSTNIQS from the exons ATGAGGAGAAG TGAGGTGCTAGCAGAGGAATCTATCGTATGCCTCCAGAGAGCTCTGACTCACCTTCGGGAAATATGGGAATTAATTGGGATTCCAGAAGAGCAGCGATTACAAAGAACTGAGGTTGTGAAGAAGCACATCAAG GATCTTCTGGATAGGATGATTGCTGAGGAGGAGAGCCTGAGGGAAAGGCTTCTCAAAAGCATATCCATCTGTCAGAAGGAGCTGAGCACCCTGTGCAGTGAGCTACAAGTGAAGCCATATCAG GAAGAAAAGGAGATAACTGTCTTGCAGTTAGAAAAAGATTTGCGCACTCAAGTAGAAttgatgagaaaacagaaaaaggagagaaagcaggAACTTAAACTACTTCAAGAACAAGATCAAGAGCTCTGTGAAATTCTTTGTCTGCCTCTGTATGATGTGGAGAGCTCCTCTGTCCCCACCTTAGAAGAGCTGAACCGGTTCCGACAACGGGTGGCAACATTGAAGGAAACAAAG gaaTCTAGGCATGAGCAATTTGTCAGCATTAAGAGACAAATCATATTGTGTATGGAAGAATTAGAACACACTCCAGATACAAGCTTTGAAAAAGATGTAGTGTGTGAAGATGAAAGTGCCTTTTGTTTATCGTTGGAGAATATTGCAACACTGCAGAAGTTGCTACAGCAG CTGGaaatcaaaaagtcaaaaaatgaGGCAGAGTGTGAGGGACTCCGTGCTCAAATCCGAGAGCTCTGGGATAGGTTACAAATAcctgaagaagagagagaacctGTGGCTGCAATTATGACTGGATCAAAAGCCAAAGTCAGGAATGCG ctgcAATTAGAGGTGGATCGGTTAGAAGAGCTGAAAATGCAGAACATAAAGCAAGTGATTGAGACCATTCGAGTGGAGCTGGCTCGGTTCTGGGACCAGTGCTTTTACAGCCAGGAACAGAGACAGGCTTTTGCCCCTTACTATTCTG aggactacacagaaaacctGCTTCATCTTCATGATGCTGAGATTGTACGGTTAAGAAACCACTATGAAGTTCATAAGGAACTATTTGAAGGTGTCCAGAAATGGGAAGAGAGCTGGAAACTCTTCCTAGAGTTTGAG AGAAAAGCTTCAGATCCAAGTCGGTTTACAAACAGAGGGGGAAAtcttctaaaagaagaaaaggaacgagcaaagctacagaaaacactCCCTAAG CTGGAAGAGGAGCTGAAAGCACGGATTGAAAAATGGGAACAAGAGCAATCAATGGCGTTTGTGGTGAATGGGCAGAAATTCATGGAGTATGTTACAGAACAATGGGAACTGCATCgactggagaaagaaagagccaaACAGGAAAGA CAACTAAAGAacaagaaacagacagagacagagatgctcTATGGCAGTGCTCCCCGGACACCTTGCAAGAGACCAGGAATGACTCCCAACAAGCCTGGCAAAGTACGCAAG ATGAACACTACCACTATGTCCAGTGCTACACCCAATAGCAGCATTCGGCCTGTCTTTGGAACAATGTACCATTCACCTGTATCCCGACCACCTCCTGGCAGCAAG GCAGTGGCCACTTCTATGTGTTCTGGAAAGAAAACACCTAGAGCTGCCCAGCTCAGGGCCAACAAGGAGAACATGGAGCTCAATGGCAGCATCCTGAGCGGTGGGTACTCTGGCTCGACGCCCCTCCAGCACAACTGCAGCATTAAATCTGTTGCCAGCACCTATTCTGAGTTTTCG CGAGAACTTTCAAAGGCTTCCAGAGCTGATGCTACTTCTCGAATCCTCAATTCAACCAACATCCAGTCCTGA